In Desulfovibrio sp. 86, the following proteins share a genomic window:
- a CDS encoding 4Fe-4S binding protein, producing MSGILHAVFFSPTHGSKKLALAVAWPLAQALGKELCEHDLTYPPGRAKKLCCGPDDVLLLAFPVYAGRVPRLLDGFLSVLDGKGARAAVMAVYGNRHYDDALLEAVDALQKRNCDVVAAAAFIAEHSLASAIGTGRPDDRDMELAGEFARHTAQAILSGHAGPVAVPGNHPYKELPPAVDIRPKTSEACTQCMLCASQCPVQVISEDDPALVNQGCIRCCACVKACPEQAKFFDQEPVLKIIAMLEEKCRDRKEPEIFTV from the coding sequence ATGAGCGGTATACTGCACGCTGTTTTTTTCAGTCCCACGCACGGCAGCAAAAAACTTGCTTTGGCCGTGGCATGGCCCCTGGCGCAAGCGCTTGGCAAAGAACTTTGCGAGCATGACCTGACATACCCTCCAGGGCGTGCCAAAAAATTGTGCTGTGGGCCGGACGATGTGCTGCTTCTGGCTTTTCCTGTGTACGCCGGGCGTGTGCCCCGACTGCTTGACGGCTTTCTGTCTGTACTTGATGGCAAGGGAGCGCGGGCTGCGGTTATGGCCGTTTACGGCAACCGCCACTACGACGACGCCTTGCTGGAAGCTGTGGATGCGTTGCAGAAGCGCAACTGCGACGTGGTGGCGGCTGCGGCCTTTATCGCGGAACACAGCCTGGCGTCGGCCATTGGCACGGGCAGACCCGACGACCGGGATATGGAACTCGCCGGGGAATTCGCCCGCCATACGGCCCAGGCCATACTTTCGGGCCATGCCGGGCCGGTGGCTGTTCCGGGCAACCATCCTTACAAGGAACTGCCCCCTGCGGTGGATATTCGCCCGAAAACTTCAGAGGCATGTACCCAATGCATGCTCTGCGCAAGCCAGTGCCCTGTGCAGGTCATCAGTGAGGACGATCCAGCCCTTGTGAATCAAGGCTGTATACGCTGCTGCGCCTGTGTGAAGGCATGCCCGGAGCAGGCCAAGTTTTTCGACCAGGAGCCCGTGTTGAAGATTATTGCCATGCTGGAAGAAAAATGCAGGGACAGGAAAGAACCGGAAATTTTTACGGTATAG
- a CDS encoding glycine zipper domain-containing protein, with protein MKKVLIIGLLAALLASGVGCTNMNKTQQGVASGAALGALGGAGIAAISGGAAGWGALAGAGVGALAGGIVGHEQSKGKSW; from the coding sequence ATGAAAAAAGTTTTAATTATAGGTCTGCTGGCCGCCTTGCTTGCCAGTGGCGTTGGTTGCACCAATATGAACAAGACCCAGCAGGGTGTTGCCAGCGGCGCGGCTCTTGGCGCTCTTGGCGGTGCCGGTATTGCCGCCATTTCCGGCGGCGCGGCTGGTTGGGGAGCCCTTGCCGGCGCTGGCGTAGGCGCTCTGGCCGGCGGTATTGTGGGTCATGAGCAGAGCAAGGGTAAAAGCTGGTAA